In Plutella xylostella chromosome 4, ilPluXylo3.1, whole genome shotgun sequence, a genomic segment contains:
- the LOC105394004 gene encoding transcription factor sox-3: MAYQLEQSITVKQIPKLSRNPNPYHIKRPMNAFMVWSRLQRKKISLKNPKLHNSEISKRLGLEWKSLDETEKRPFIDEAKRLRIKHMQDYPDYKYRPRRKNRPDSTVFSNPPLFIHREPELELEPLPEPPVNYQLAPISYCDHPLVYNNMISYTVPSSSNYAPSAMRPKEESSSLDLRPLPSIESISPRPFAVMNQQMMVKAYQDLHYVPHGEVARISYHYPYGVQ, translated from the coding sequence ATGGCATACCAGCTGGAGCAGAGCATCACAGTCAAGCAGATACCGAAGCTGTCCAGAAACCCCAACCCGTACCACATCAAGCGACCAATGAACGCCTTCATGGTGTGGTCACGACTGCAGAGAAAGAAGATCTCTTTGAAAAACCCCAAACTCCACAACTCGGAGATCTCCAAACGCCTCGGCCTCGAATGGAAGAGTTTGGACGAAACGGAGAAACGCCCTTTCATCGATGAAGCCAAGCGTCTCCGGATAAAGCACATGCAGGACTATCCAGACTACAAGTATCGGCCTCGACGGAAAAACCGTCCGGATTCTACCGTCTTCAGCAATCCGCCGCTCTTCATCCATCGGGAGCCAGAATTAGAGCTCGAGCCACTTCCAGAGCCTCCTGTCAACTACCAGCTAGCCCCGATCAGCTACTGCGACCATCCACTCGTCTACAACAATATGATCAGCTATACAGTCCCTTCGTCTTCAAACTACGCTCCGAGCGCTATGCGGCCTAAGGAAGAGTCTTCGAGCCTGGACCTGAGGCCGCTCCCGTCTATCGAGAGCATCTCCCCAAGGCCGTTTGCAGTCATGAACCAGCAGATGATGGTGAAGGCCTACCAGGACCTTCACTATGTGCCTCACGGGGAGGTGGCGAGGATATCATACCACTATCCTTACGGAGTTCAGTAG